A window of the Nyctibius grandis isolate bNycGra1 chromosome 9, bNycGra1.pri, whole genome shotgun sequence genome harbors these coding sequences:
- the LOC137666934 gene encoding transcription factor 15-like, translating into GAGQPRAAGGGRRRRRRARGGGGRRAAANARERDRTHSVNAAFGALRRLIPTRPADRRLSKVETLRLASSYISHLANVLGLPRRQAEGAAAAQPCPQPCPQPCPQPGAAAPRPICTFCLSEQRQRHRGEKPLPGPALSGH; encoded by the exons ggcgcggggcagccgcgggcggcgggcggcgggcggcggcggcggcggcgggcgcggggaggcggcgggcggcgggcggcggccaACGCCCGCGAGCGGGACCGCACGCACAGCGTCAACGCGGCCTTCGGCGCCCTCCGCCGGCTCATCCCCACGCGGCCGGCCGACCGCCGGCTCTCCAAGGTGGAGACGCTGCGCCTGGCCTCCAGCTACATCTCGCACCTGGCCAACGTGCTGGGGCTGCCGCGGCGGCAGGCCGAGGGCGCGGCGGccgcccagccctgcccgcagccctgcccgcagccctgcccgcagcccggcgccgccgcgccgcggcCCATCTGCACCTTCTGCCTCAGCGAGCAGCGGCAGCGG CACCGAGGAGAGAAGCCGCTGCCTGGTCCAGCCTTAAGCGGACACTGA